The Clostridia bacterium DNA segment ACCTATTGAAAGCAAACGTATGTGCAGCAAATTGATTTATAAAAACTTCCCATAAGACCCCTGCCTATGTAAGACTTTTTCACATAGGCAGGGGTCTTTGATGGCAAGTCCATATTTACATGTTGAACGATGTCTAGGTATCTTAGACTAGGGAATACACCTATTTGATTTGCTGGCAAGCATGGGATGCAGTCAAATATGTTGTAATCGGTGATGAAATTACAACATATTGACAGAAGGTATAATTGTTAATTTGTTAATAAATTGGACCCAGCCGTCTTTGTGATATGGCTGTAACATAAATCCATTATTATTTTTTTAAACCGAATTGGTGCCATACAAAAAAAGGGTATTTCCCTAAATGAAGGCATATGACTCCAGTATGGTGTAATGGGCTATGAACCAATAATTTGATGTTTAATGGGAGGTAAAAAATGGGATCAACAGAACTAATCGTAATTTTGGCAATAGTGGTATTGGTATTTGGAGCATCATCAATTCCAAAACTGGCAAGATCGATTGGCCAGGCAAGAAGAGAGTTTGACAAGGCGCTTAAGGATGACGATAAAGACCTAATTGATGGTAACGGAGAAAAGTAAAATGAAAACGGAAGTGCGTTCTGACAAATATATGCATATATTTGAACATCTAAGGGAACTGAGAAAAAGACTATTTATATCATTAGTAGGGTATGTACTCTTTCTAATTCTCGCCTTTGTGGTATATGACTATATTGTTGATGCATTCATTAAGTTTTACTCATCGATACCAAGCGGAGGTGACAACGTATTGTTTGTTAACTCGGTTGTTGAAGGCATGACGACAAAAATCAAAGTATCCTTATTGATGGGACTGACGTTTTCACTGCCAGTGCATATATACAATAGTATTGCTTTTGTGTTTCCGGCATTGGAGCCAAAGCAAAAGAGATATATTGTGGTTACCCTGATATGCAGCTTTGTCTTAATGTTGTTAAGTACGTATCTTTCCTATTTTAAAATATTGCCAGTATCAATCAATTTTTTGACCAACAGTGGCTTTATTCCGAGCAATGTGGGTTTGTTGTTAAGCTATGAAACCAATCTTTTCTACGTGTTGTACTTTGTGTTTTGGTCAATGGTTGCCTTTCAATTACCTATCGTGTTCGTATTGTTAATGGCATTTAACGTTATCAAGAGGAAGACAGCGTTACAGATGAGCCGGTACATCATTATTGTGATCTTTGCTCTGGCAGCCATTGTTACCCCGCCGGATGTGATTAGTCAGGTAGGGTTAGCACTACCGCTAGTTATACTATTTTTTCTAGCAATCTTGATAGCGAAAATATTTAAGTTTGGAGAATAACTATGTTTGGTCTAGGTTTTATAGAAATTATTGTGATCGGTATTGTAGTTTTACTGGCTGTAAAACCAGAAGACTTGCCTAATTTTGTAAAAAAAATTGGTAGGTCCTATAAAGAGCTTAAGAATACAATCAGTGAAGTAAATAAAATGAAAGAAGATTTTGTCAAAATAGCGGATAAAGATATCAAACAAGAAATAGTTGATAAAACAAAAAAAGTATTGGATTCCGATGATGCTTTGACGGTAACTAAAAAATAACAATTTTGTCTTTGTGGCTATTCATGAATTTTGCAAAGGAGATTTAATATGGCGATTAATACTATTGATGGAAAATGTACCAGTTGTGGAGAATGCGTACTCGCGTGTCCCTGTGACGTATTGAGATTAGATGAAGAGACGAATCTTTGTGTTGTGAAATATCCAGATGATTGTCAACTGTGCAACTTGTGCGTTTACTATTGTGAATTTGATGCACTTGAGTTAACCGGTGAGAAGAATGGCAAGCTCGTTTTATCCTGGAGCTGACGATTACTGAATTGGAGGGAATGTATGGTTAATTATATAAAATCAGAATATTCCACTGATGTATTGGTTGTTGGTGGAGGAATAGCAGCAGTGTTTGCATCGTTGCGGGCACAAGAAAATGGCGCCAAGGTTTTACTGGTTGATAAGGGGAGCGTAGGCAGATCAGGGCAAACACCCTTTGCCAGTGCGATGGCTGTGTTTGATGAAGAAACACAAGACCGAGATTCTTGGCAGAAAATTATGGCAGAGAATGCTGAGAATTTGAATAATCCAGCCTATTTGGATGTGCTTATGGATTACTCCAAAGAAATATATGATGAATTGGAATCGTGGGATGCAACCGGTGTCGGTTTCGGTTCTATATTTAGAGATAAGATTATGGAAAAAGGTGTAGAGTTACTGGAAAGATGCATGATTACTTCATTGCTAGAAGAAAGTGGAACCGTGGCCGGTGCGATTGGATTTAAGATAGATAGCGGAGAAGCAGTAGTGATAAAAGCGAAATCTGTAATTCTATGTACAGGTGCCGGTGGCTTTAAACCGAATGGATTTCAAGTTCGTTCCCTAACCTTTGATGGTGATGCCATGGCCTACCGGATTGGTGCAAAGATATCTGGCAAAGAGTTTGTCGATACGCATGGCACCTTAACCAGTTACCCGGCCTTTTGTTGGGGACAATGGGAAGGCATGTGGAATCAAGGCTTACCCGCAATTCCCGATGGACCCATGGATGGTGGTGGACAGGCCTTAGATCTTCATGAGTGTATCGATGTTCATGAAAATGGTGTTAGTACTTCTTCAAGCAGCGATGAGCAAGGAGGACCACCAGCAAGAGAGTCTGGAAGTGGGGAAGAGCAAGACGGGCCACCACCTGAAGAATCTGAAAGTGGGGATGAGCAAGCTGGACCACCACCTGGCGAATCTGAAGGTGGAGAAGAAAGAGGCGGTGGTGGAAATCCGAGAACGATGATCGGCGGAGCTTCTGCGGGCTTAGGTGTACATAAAGCCGAAGGCTTATTCCCTGCAGACAACAAATGCAGGACCAATATTAAGGGATTATTGGCTGCAGGAGATTGCTTGTCATCTATGCTAGTTGGACCACTATATAATGGGGTTGGTGGTTTTTCAGTATCTGGTTCTGCAACACAAGGGGCACTAGCCGGTGAAGTAGCCGCAGAATACATAAAAGCTAGCAGCCAGGTAAGTGTTTCAGACAGTATGGTAGAGGAAGCAATTGATGAAATGTTTGAACCATTGAACAATGAATATGGATATTCACCTGGTTGGGTAGAGCATATGATTCAGGGTACTTTGATTCCCTATTATGTCTTATATATTAAAGAAGAAAAGAGACTGAATTCAGCGCTTACGAATATTGAGTTTTTCAGAGACCATTTCTCCGTTAAATTGAAGGCTTCGGACCTGCATGATTTACGAAAAGCACATGAAGTGAAGAATATGTTGCTTAATGCCGAAATGAAATTGAGGGCCTCTCTATTTAGGACCGAGTCTAGAGGTAATCACTACCGCGAAGAGTATCCTGAAAGCAATGACAATGACTGGCTTGCCTGGGTCGTGATTCAAAAAGGCGATGATGGGAATATGCAGCTTGAAAAATTCATGATAAAAGAGTTTGAAAAGCTTGTAGTATGATGAAGTGAGGTAGAAATGTATATAAGCAGAAGATCATTTATTAAAGGTGCTCTTAGTGTAGGTGTTGCCGCAGTAGCTTCTACAGCGTTTTATATTAAAAACAAATCACCGGAAGAGGTTGCCACGATGATTGATAAGGCGACAGAAGGTAATGCCGATGTTTTGGTTGTTGGTGGGGGTATAGCAGGAATCTTTGCGGCCATACGGGCAGTGCGAAACGGTGCGAATGTAACCTTAGTAGATAAGGGCAGTGTTGGCAGATCAGGTCAAACGCCCTTTGCCAATGGATTTAGAGTATTCGATGAAGATAATGGTGACGATAGGGAAACCTGGGTCAAGGACTGGAACACAGTGACCGGTGGAATTCACCATAGTGGCTATTTGGATAACTTTATGGACTATTCAAAGGATATCTATGAAGAGCTAGAATCATGGGGTGCTACCGATGTTGGTTTTGGCGCCGTCTTAAGAGCCAAGGTACAAGCAGAGGGCGTGGAAATCATTGAAAGAACGATGCTTACAACATTGTTGGAGCAAAATGGTCAGGTAGCAGGAGCTGTTGGTTTTAAATTAGACAGTGAAGAGGCTGTGGTCATTAAAGCTAGTGCGGTTATTCTTTGTACAGGGGCAGGCGCCTTCAAGCCCAATGGCTTCCAAGTGCGTTCCCTCACTAGTGATGGGGATGCCATGGCCTATAGAATTGGCGGACAGATTTCAGGAAAAGAATATGTTGATACCCACTTCACCGGATCGGTCAATCCCGCTTATTGTTGGGGAAATTGGGAAGACAAGTGGGAGACTGGCATGATGAAAGAAAGTGGTGGCCCAGAAGTAAATGGTGGTGGACTCGATTTGACGATGTACCATGCAGCCCATGCCATGTCTGGGGAACAGTCGGACTTGCCGGGCGAGCAATCAGATAACCGAAGAGGTCCAGAAGGGGCTTCTGAAGGTGGCGAAATGGAACGAGGACCAGGTGGCGGTGGTGCACCCGGTTCAGGGGAAGGGACTCAGATTGGTGGCGCTTCTGCTGGACTTGGCGTTCACAAGTGTGAAGGATTATTTCCAGCAGATGATAAATGCGGAACCAATATCAAGGGGCTATTTGCTGCTGGTGACAGCCTGTCGTCAATGCTCGCGGGTGCAAAGTATGTGGGCGTAAATGGTACCTCTCTAGCAGCTTCTGCAACACAAGGAGCCTTGGCTGGTGAAACAGCTGCTGAGTTTATACAGTCCAACGAAGCGCTAGAGATAGCAGAGGATACGATTACGAGTATTAAAGAAGAAATGTTTAAGCCAAGGGAATTAACGGAAGGTTTCGATCCTGCCTGGGTGGCGGATATGCTTCGGTTTAATACGATTCCCTACTACGCCTTATATATAAAAAAGGCGGATCGATTGCAGGCGGCCTTAGACAATGTGGTCTATTTGAAAGAAAAGTATGGTAATATGATGGTTGCTAGTGATGCGCATGAGTTGCGTTTGGTTCATGAGACGAGAAATATGCTATTAAATGCCGAAATGAAACTGAGAGCATCCTTGTATAGGACTGAATCAAGGGGCAACCACTATAGAGAAGACTTTCCTGAACAAAACGATACGGACTGGCTGGCATGGGTTGTAATTGAGAAGGATGCAGATGGTAGTATGAAACTATCCAAAGTAGCGGCGAACAGCTAACCAAATCCAAGGATTCAGGTACTGCCTCTTTTGGAAAGGCTAGTACTGCTTGGAAGGTGATAAAGAATAGATGCTTTTTGTTCGGGGGGGCAATGTGAAAAAGAAGAAATTAA contains these protein-coding regions:
- a CDS encoding twin-arginine translocase TatA/TatE family subunit, with protein sequence MGSTELIVILAIVVLVFGASSIPKLARSIGQARREFDKALKDDDKDLIDGNGEK
- the tatC gene encoding twin-arginine translocase subunit TatC, which codes for MKTEVRSDKYMHIFEHLRELRKRLFISLVGYVLFLILAFVVYDYIVDAFIKFYSSIPSGGDNVLFVNSVVEGMTTKIKVSLLMGLTFSLPVHIYNSIAFVFPALEPKQKRYIVVTLICSFVLMLLSTYLSYFKILPVSINFLTNSGFIPSNVGLLLSYETNLFYVLYFVFWSMVAFQLPIVFVLLMAFNVIKRKTALQMSRYIIIVIFALAAIVTPPDVISQVGLALPLVILFFLAILIAKIFKFGE
- a CDS encoding twin-arginine translocase TatA/TatE family subunit; protein product: MFGLGFIEIIVIGIVVLLAVKPEDLPNFVKKIGRSYKELKNTISEVNKMKEDFVKIADKDIKQEIVDKTKKVLDSDDALTVTKK
- a CDS encoding 4Fe-4S binding protein, encoding MAINTIDGKCTSCGECVLACPCDVLRLDEETNLCVVKYPDDCQLCNLCVYYCEFDALELTGEKNGKLVLSWS
- a CDS encoding FAD-binding protein yields the protein MVNYIKSEYSTDVLVVGGGIAAVFASLRAQENGAKVLLVDKGSVGRSGQTPFASAMAVFDEETQDRDSWQKIMAENAENLNNPAYLDVLMDYSKEIYDELESWDATGVGFGSIFRDKIMEKGVELLERCMITSLLEESGTVAGAIGFKIDSGEAVVIKAKSVILCTGAGGFKPNGFQVRSLTFDGDAMAYRIGAKISGKEFVDTHGTLTSYPAFCWGQWEGMWNQGLPAIPDGPMDGGGQALDLHECIDVHENGVSTSSSSDEQGGPPARESGSGEEQDGPPPEESESGDEQAGPPPGESEGGEERGGGGNPRTMIGGASAGLGVHKAEGLFPADNKCRTNIKGLLAAGDCLSSMLVGPLYNGVGGFSVSGSATQGALAGEVAAEYIKASSQVSVSDSMVEEAIDEMFEPLNNEYGYSPGWVEHMIQGTLIPYYVLYIKEEKRLNSALTNIEFFRDHFSVKLKASDLHDLRKAHEVKNMLLNAEMKLRASLFRTESRGNHYREEYPESNDNDWLAWVVIQKGDDGNMQLEKFMIKEFEKLVV
- a CDS encoding FAD-binding protein encodes the protein MYISRRSFIKGALSVGVAAVASTAFYIKNKSPEEVATMIDKATEGNADVLVVGGGIAGIFAAIRAVRNGANVTLVDKGSVGRSGQTPFANGFRVFDEDNGDDRETWVKDWNTVTGGIHHSGYLDNFMDYSKDIYEELESWGATDVGFGAVLRAKVQAEGVEIIERTMLTTLLEQNGQVAGAVGFKLDSEEAVVIKASAVILCTGAGAFKPNGFQVRSLTSDGDAMAYRIGGQISGKEYVDTHFTGSVNPAYCWGNWEDKWETGMMKESGGPEVNGGGLDLTMYHAAHAMSGEQSDLPGEQSDNRRGPEGASEGGEMERGPGGGGAPGSGEGTQIGGASAGLGVHKCEGLFPADDKCGTNIKGLFAAGDSLSSMLAGAKYVGVNGTSLAASATQGALAGETAAEFIQSNEALEIAEDTITSIKEEMFKPRELTEGFDPAWVADMLRFNTIPYYALYIKKADRLQAALDNVVYLKEKYGNMMVASDAHELRLVHETRNMLLNAEMKLRASLYRTESRGNHYREDFPEQNDTDWLAWVVIEKDADGSMKLSKVAANS